A section of the Saccopteryx leptura isolate mSacLep1 chromosome 6, mSacLep1_pri_phased_curated, whole genome shotgun sequence genome encodes:
- the KDELR2 gene encoding ER lumen protein-retaining receptor 2, whose amino-acid sequence MNIFRLTGDLSHLAAIVILLLKIWKTRSCAGISGKSQLLFALVFTTRYLDLFTSFISLYNTSMKLIYIACSYATVYLIYMKFKATYDGNHDTFRVEFLVVPVGGLSFLVNHDFSPLEILWTFSIYLESVAILPQLFMISKTGEAETITTHYLFFLGLYRALYLVNWIWRFYFEGFFDLIAVVAGVVQTILYCDFFYLYITKVLKGKKLSLPA is encoded by the exons atgaACATCTTCCGGCTCACCGGGGACTTATCCCACCTGGCGGCCATCGTCATCCTGCTGCTGAAGATCTGGAAGACGCGCTCCTGCGCCG gTATTTCTGGAAAAAGCCAGCTTCTCTTTGCACTGGTCTTCACAACACGTTACCTGGATCTTTTTACttcattcatttcattatatAACACATCTATGAAG CTTATCTACATCGCCTGCTCCTATGCCACCGTGTACCTGATCTACATGAAATTTAAGGCAACTTACGATGGAAACCATGATACCTTCCGAGTGGAGTTTCTGGTGGTCCCTGTGGGCGGCCTGTCCTTTCTAGTCAATCATGATTTCTCTCCTCTCGAG ATTCTGTGGACCTTCTCCATCTACCTGGAGTCGGTGGCCATCCTTCCGCAGCTCTTCATGATCAGCAAGACCGGGGAGGCGGAAACCATCACCACCCACTACCTGTTCTTTCTGGGCCTCTACCGTGCGCTCTATCTCGTCAACTGGATTTGGCGCTTCTACTTTGAGGGCTTCTTTGACCTCATTGCTGTGGTGGCCGGTGTGGTCCAGACCATCCTCTACTGCGACTTCTTCTACTTGTACATCACAAAAG TTCTCAAAGGAAAGAAGCTCAGTCTGCCAGCGTAA